A genomic segment from Diospyros lotus cultivar Yz01 chromosome 5, ASM1463336v1, whole genome shotgun sequence encodes:
- the LOC127801155 gene encoding probable ribosome-binding factor A, chloroplastic codes for MPHLLLHQAYLHRTPFAALSPRHAPPTGAGLIQRCSFSAKPPLAASLPRRAVIRSMANPRRVKMVAKQIRRELSDMLLTDKVLQYAVLPEAALGADRYLSSLTTISDVEVSADLQVVKVYVSVFGDERGREVAISGLKSKAKYVRSELGKRMKLRLTPEIRFIEDDSMERGSRVIAILDRIKNEKKVAENQVDDQYESSDIPHDDRDWEVDDPDDEGIIYVK; via the exons ATGCCGCACCTTCTACTTCATCAGGCCTACCTGCATAGGACACCGTTCGCTGCCCTTAGCCCCCGCCACGCGCCCCCCACCGGCGCCGGTTTGATCCAACGATGCTCCTTCTCGGCCAAACCACCGTTGGCCGCCTCGCTTCCGAGGAGGGCCGTGATTAGGAGTATGGCGAATCCTCGGAGAGTGAAGATGGTTGCGAAACAGATAAGGAGGGAGCTCTCCGACATGCTCCTTACCGACAAGGTCCTCCAGTATGCCGTCCTCCCTGAGGCCGCCCTCGGCGCCGACCGCTACCTCTCTTCCCTCACCACCATCAGCGATGTCGAAGTCTCCGCAGATTTGCAG GTGGTTAAAGTTTATGTATCTGTCTTTGGGGATGAAAGAGGCAGAGAGGTGGCCATTTCTGGGTTGAAGTCAAAGGCAAAATATGTTCGTAGTGAGTTGGGGAAGCGTATGAAGTTGCGGCTAACCCCAGAGATACGCTTTATAGAAGATGACTCCATGGAGCGAGGAAGCAGG GTGATTGCAATATTAGATAGAATAAAGAATGAGAAGAAGGTTGCAGAAAATCAAGTTGATGACCAGTATGAGTCATCTGATATACCTCATGATGACAGGGATTGGGAGGTTGATGACCCTGATGACGAAGGAATCATTTATGTAAAATAG